One stretch of Acidobacteriota bacterium DNA includes these proteins:
- a CDS encoding TonB-dependent receptor — protein MRPFLTRLVLAAFLALGSLAGAANAQALYGSIVGNVTDPQGAALPGVAVTITNIGTGLKVETTTDETGSYIFRNLPTGIYNMTLSGKGFKQLQQSDISVTAGNPKRLDVALQIGTTQETVTVEADAATLKTEKSDLNTELNSVQVTSLPLNQYRNYQTLINLVPGATPVQFQNAEIDTPGRSLRTWVNGTQPNSNTTRVDGAVSVNVWLPHHAGYIQPAETVETVNIATNSFDADTGMAAGAAQTVVTKSGTNDFHGTAFEFFNGDNLNANSFFNNAGGLVRPPQNRNTYGGTLGGRIIKDKLFFFGSYENFRDRRGRIETYGVPTDKMRNGDFSEVAALYPTFRLYNPATGNATTGAGRDTFANFAIPAAQISSIAKAIMNYYPKANSTKDLNGNLLIGDDYSQLRTVKVDRANYDGKLTWQRTKEHSIWGKFSTLRANVVDNFNLGFDQGSLGDTKVYVVSIGHTWTLSPTLLLDGNFGYNRQNQVVTGPDFGKNLGLDLGIPGVNDAKDIRASGLPQFANGYTIGTTPNWMPLYRKELNYSFSSAITKVFAKHEVRAGVDIIKLELNHRQAEFGDYGLKGGFSFSSTVTGTTNYIAPGGGTWNSFAGFLLGLPSFFSKDVQTEDQTGREWQNALYVRDRWRVTPNLTINLGLRLENYPLMKRANSGVERLDYSTYTVLLGGRGSVPEDAGLKLQKWYLAPRFGVAYRLGDKQVIRAGYGRTINPLPWSRPLRGSFPYDITFNRTADQFLSTTTLATGIPAVPVPDFSSGSVKLPLGVFMRSPNFNQEFFPGSGKGLDRAVIQQYNFTYERKLPWDIITEIAYVGTRTDGGYADLNINYGEPGGGNASRKYFAVAGTTTISDWGARTRARYNSLQVAINRPFQKGLLLKGAYTLSKAKDMADEDGWVGLTWNSPLKFQDNFALGGFDRTHVFQMGFVYELPFLKDRSHLMGKVLGGWQVNGIYAHFSGTPYSIGGTNNALNCQGCGSVFINFSGDPKPIGKVGTSTTDTYYDKALFSQPTGTDKAGFGTSLRNHFRRPRVWNQDLSLFKQFRIKERFQPEFRLEALNVFNHVNWGSPVTTFTAANFLQFTPSSSDSGGGTSNTPGPRRVQIGVRVQF, from the coding sequence ATGCGACCCTTTCTGACTAGATTGGTATTGGCGGCGTTTTTAGCGCTAGGTTCTCTAGCCGGCGCGGCCAATGCGCAAGCGCTTTACGGCAGTATCGTAGGGAACGTAACGGACCCGCAAGGCGCGGCCCTGCCAGGCGTGGCGGTTACGATCACGAACATCGGCACTGGCCTAAAAGTGGAAACCACCACTGACGAAACCGGCAGCTATATCTTCCGCAACCTGCCCACTGGCATCTACAACATGACCTTGTCGGGCAAAGGTTTTAAGCAGTTGCAGCAGTCCGACATCAGCGTCACGGCGGGCAACCCGAAGCGGTTGGACGTGGCGCTGCAAATCGGCACGACGCAGGAAACGGTGACGGTCGAGGCCGACGCCGCGACGTTGAAGACCGAGAAGTCCGACCTCAATACGGAACTCAATTCCGTGCAGGTGACCTCGCTGCCGCTGAACCAGTATCGCAACTATCAAACGCTGATCAATCTGGTGCCGGGCGCGACGCCGGTGCAGTTCCAGAATGCCGAGATTGACACGCCGGGCCGCAGCTTGCGCACCTGGGTCAACGGCACCCAGCCCAACAGCAACACCACCCGCGTGGATGGCGCGGTGTCGGTCAACGTCTGGCTGCCGCACCACGCGGGTTACATCCAACCGGCGGAAACCGTCGAGACGGTCAACATCGCCACCAACAGCTTCGATGCCGACACCGGCATGGCCGCTGGCGCGGCGCAGACCGTGGTGACCAAATCCGGCACCAACGATTTTCACGGCACCGCCTTCGAGTTCTTCAACGGCGACAACCTGAACGCCAACAGCTTCTTCAACAATGCGGGCGGACTGGTGCGGCCCCCGCAAAATCGCAACACCTACGGCGGCACGCTCGGCGGGCGCATCATCAAGGACAAACTGTTCTTCTTCGGCTCTTACGAGAACTTCCGCGACCGGCGCGGCAGGATCGAAACTTACGGCGTGCCGACCGACAAAATGCGCAACGGCGACTTCAGCGAAGTCGCGGCGCTCTATCCCACTTTCAGGCTTTACAACCCAGCCACTGGGAACGCCACGACGGGTGCGGGGCGCGACACGTTCGCCAACTTCGCGATTCCCGCCGCGCAGATCAGTTCGATTGCTAAGGCGATCATGAATTACTATCCCAAGGCCAATTCGACCAAAGACCTGAACGGCAACCTGCTGATCGGCGACGACTATTCGCAGTTGCGCACGGTCAAGGTGGATCGCGCCAATTATGACGGCAAGCTCACCTGGCAGCGCACCAAGGAACACTCGATTTGGGGCAAGTTCTCCACGCTGCGGGCCAACGTGGTGGACAATTTCAATCTTGGCTTCGACCAGGGCAGCCTGGGCGACACGAAGGTCTATGTCGTCAGTATCGGCCACACCTGGACGCTCAGCCCAACGTTGCTGCTGGACGGCAACTTTGGCTACAACCGCCAGAATCAAGTCGTGACTGGGCCGGACTTCGGTAAGAATCTCGGTCTCGATCTCGGCATTCCCGGTGTGAACGATGCCAAGGACATCCGCGCCAGCGGCCTGCCCCAATTCGCCAACGGCTACACCATTGGCACGACGCCAAACTGGATGCCGCTATACCGCAAGGAACTCAATTACAGTTTCAGCAGCGCGATCACCAAAGTCTTCGCCAAGCACGAAGTGCGCGCGGGTGTGGATATCATCAAGCTGGAACTGAATCATCGCCAGGCTGAATTCGGTGACTACGGTTTGAAAGGCGGCTTCAGCTTTAGTTCGACCGTCACTGGCACGACCAATTACATCGCGCCGGGCGGTGGCACCTGGAATTCATTCGCGGGCTTCCTGCTGGGTCTGCCGAGCTTCTTCTCGAAAGACGTGCAGACCGAAGATCAAACCGGCCGTGAGTGGCAGAATGCGCTTTACGTGCGCGACCGCTGGCGCGTCACGCCGAATCTGACCATCAACCTGGGCCTGCGGCTCGAAAACTATCCGCTGATGAAGCGCGCCAACAGCGGCGTCGAACGGCTCGACTACAGCACCTACACCGTGCTGCTGGGCGGGCGCGGCAGCGTGCCGGAAGACGCCGGCCTCAAATTGCAGAAATGGTATCTCGCGCCGCGTTTCGGCGTGGCCTATCGTCTCGGCGACAAGCAGGTGATTCGCGCCGGCTATGGCCGCACGATCAATCCGCTGCCCTGGTCGCGTCCGCTGCGCGGCTCATTCCCCTATGACATTACGTTCAACCGTACTGCCGATCAGTTCCTCTCCACGACCACGCTGGCGACTGGCATCCCGGCAGTGCCGGTGCCGGATTTCAGTTCCGGCAGTGTCAAACTGCCGCTGGGCGTTTTCATGCGTTCGCCGAACTTTAACCAAGAGTTCTTCCCTGGTTCCGGCAAGGGTCTCGACCGCGCGGTCATCCAGCAGTACAACTTCACCTACGAACGCAAACTACCGTGGGACATCATCACGGAAATCGCCTACGTCGGCACGCGCACAGACGGCGGTTACGCCGACTTGAACATCAACTACGGCGAACCGGGCGGCGGCAATGCCTCGCGCAAATACTTCGCCGTAGCCGGCACCACCACCATCAGCGATTGGGGCGCCCGCACCCGCGCGCGCTACAACTCGCTGCAAGTGGCGATCAACCGGCCCTTCCAGAAAGGCTTGTTGTTGAAAGGCGCTTACACGCTGAGCAAAGCCAAAGACATGGCCGACGAGGACGGCTGGGTCGGGCTGACCTGGAATTCCCCGCTGAAGTTCCAAGACAACTTCGCGCTGGGCGGCTTTGACCGGACGCACGTCTTCCAGATGGGCTTTGTCTACGAACTGCCCTTCCTGAAAGATCGCAGCCACCTGATGGGCAAAGTGCTTGGCGGTTGGCAGGTCAACGGCATTTACGCGCATTTCTCCGGCACGCCGTATTCCATCGGCGGCACGAACAATGCGCTGAACTGCCAGGGCTGCGGCTCCGTGTTCATCAACTTCAGTGGCGATCCGAAGCCCATCGGCAAGGTGGGCACGAGCACCACTGACACTTATTACGACAAAGCCCTCTTCTCGCAGCCGACGGGCACGGATAAAGCAGGTTTCGGCACGTCACTGCGCAACCACTTCCGCCGTCCGCGCGTGTGGAACCAGGACCTCTCCTTGTTCAAACAATTCCGCATCAAGGAGCGGTTCCAACCCGAGTTCCGTCTCGAAGCGCTCAACGTGTTCAACCACGTGAACTGGGGCTCGCCGGTGACGACCTTCACGGCAGCCAACTTCCTGCAATTCACGCCGAGCAGTTCCGACAGCGGCGGCGGCACCAGCAACACGCCCGGCCCACGACGCGTGCAGATTGGCGTGCGCGTGCAGTTCTAG
- a CDS encoding tetratricopeptide repeat protein, with protein MKPAPPPTAKAAPASELPKLRAAVRANPNSAEAHNALGLALGKSGDWKAAVAEFQAALRLNPAYPEAHTNLGNALEQQGDLNGALAVYKAAAELNPKEAELHVALGSIFMRQQNLEAAAGELRFAEQLKPDSAEIRSNLAFVLSQLGDLPGSLAEFEAAVKLKPDLTEAYYYLGTGKALLKDWTGAVAALRAAVKLKPQWLEALTGLGLALREAGELNAAVEVLQQALKLAPQALETRHDLGLALLQAQRYDEALREFQAVLRLNANHDSARLNLGVAQMQKGDTAAAAATLQKLVELEPDMPEAHFHLALAYQRRNELDKALAALATCLKLQPEFAEAHVTRGQVLLQQNKLEEAVEALHTALKLNPDEAEAYYQLGLTRQKQGQAAAAQAAFEQAERLKAQRKQPRQ; from the coding sequence GTGAAACCCGCCCCGCCGCCGACCGCCAAGGCCGCGCCCGCCAGCGAATTGCCCAAGCTGCGCGCCGCTGTGCGCGCCAATCCGAACAGCGCCGAAGCGCATAACGCGCTGGGGCTGGCGTTGGGAAAGAGTGGTGATTGGAAAGCGGCTGTCGCGGAATTTCAGGCAGCGCTGCGGCTCAACCCCGCGTACCCGGAAGCCCACACCAACCTGGGCAACGCGCTGGAACAGCAGGGCGACTTGAACGGCGCGCTGGCGGTCTACAAAGCGGCGGCGGAACTCAATCCAAAAGAGGCGGAGTTGCACGTTGCGCTCGGCTCGATCTTCATGCGGCAGCAAAACCTGGAAGCGGCCGCCGGTGAATTGCGCTTTGCCGAACAACTCAAACCCGACTCGGCTGAGATTCGCAGCAACCTGGCGTTTGTGCTGAGCCAGTTGGGCGATCTGCCCGGTTCGCTGGCCGAATTCGAGGCCGCCGTCAAATTGAAACCCGATCTGACCGAGGCCTATTACTATTTGGGCACGGGCAAGGCGTTGTTGAAGGATTGGACGGGCGCGGTGGCGGCCTTGCGCGCGGCGGTCAAACTCAAACCGCAATGGCTGGAGGCGTTGACCGGCCTGGGCCTGGCATTGCGCGAAGCCGGGGAATTGAACGCAGCGGTCGAGGTCTTGCAACAGGCCCTGAAACTGGCGCCGCAGGCGTTGGAGACGCGCCACGATTTGGGCCTGGCGTTGCTGCAAGCACAGCGCTACGACGAAGCCCTGCGCGAATTTCAGGCAGTCTTGCGGCTGAATGCCAACCACGATAGCGCGCGACTCAACCTGGGCGTCGCGCAGATGCAAAAGGGCGACACGGCGGCGGCGGCGGCGACCTTGCAAAAGCTGGTTGAGTTGGAACCGGACATGCCCGAAGCGCATTTCCATCTAGCGCTGGCCTACCAACGCCGCAATGAATTGGACAAGGCGCTGGCCGCGCTCGCAACCTGTTTGAAGCTGCAACCCGAATTCGCCGAGGCGCACGTCACGCGCGGGCAGGTGCTGTTGCAACAGAATAAACTTGAGGAAGCCGTCGAGGCGCTGCACACGGCCCTCAAACTCAACCCGGATGAGGCCGAGGCGTATTACCAATTGGGCCTGACCCGGCAAAAGCAGGGGCAAGCGGCGGCGGCACAGGCGGCCTTTGAACAGGCCGAGCGACTCAAGGCGCAACGCAAACAACCCAGGCAGTAA
- a CDS encoding OmpA family protein, translating to MSDLVRLIIGALLLVIASWYCCSHRPATTLTGAAVTTPAATLATVPASFEARMQGGKLVLNGVVPNEDAKNRLLARAKEIYGADGFTDNTLRAGGPGGGQVQTGAGWLDWALGLLPIPKKLGAEGALALLTDEVTVRGVLPDQPARSAVLQEVTALLPGSVKLNDLTTLAGNRLNEGQLQAQSNLNRILLKGIEFATGKADLSTASISTLTEAAAALKAVSDVKVEIGGHTDNVGNAASNNALSLARANAVKKFLTAQGIGADRLSAKGYGPTQPIADNANETGKQRNRRIEFRILSGNASGALQSGTPQPR from the coding sequence ATGAGTGATTTGGTCAGACTGATTATCGGTGCATTGCTCTTGGTGATTGCCTCTTGGTATTGCTGTTCGCACCGCCCGGCAACCACTTTGACGGGAGCGGCTGTCACCACCCCGGCGGCCACGCTGGCCACTGTGCCAGCTTCATTTGAGGCCAGGATGCAAGGCGGCAAGCTGGTGCTCAACGGTGTTGTGCCCAACGAAGACGCCAAAAATCGCCTGTTGGCGCGCGCCAAAGAAATCTATGGCGCGGATGGTTTCACCGACAACACGTTGCGCGCCGGCGGCCCTGGCGGGGGCCAAGTGCAGACGGGCGCGGGCTGGTTGGATTGGGCGTTGGGGTTGTTGCCGATTCCGAAAAAGCTGGGCGCGGAAGGCGCGCTGGCGTTGTTGACCGATGAGGTAACGGTGCGTGGCGTGTTGCCCGATCAGCCGGCGCGCAGCGCCGTGTTGCAAGAGGTCACAGCGTTGTTGCCCGGGTCGGTCAAACTCAATGACCTGACGACGCTCGCGGGCAATCGGCTGAACGAAGGGCAACTGCAAGCGCAGAGCAACCTGAATAGGATTTTGCTCAAAGGCATCGAATTCGCCACCGGCAAAGCCGACCTTTCCACGGCCAGCATCAGCACTCTGACCGAAGCCGCCGCCGCACTCAAAGCCGTCTCCGATGTCAAAGTCGAAATCGGCGGCCACACTGACAACGTTGGCAATGCCGCGTCGAATAACGCGCTGAGTCTGGCCCGCGCCAACGCGGTCAAAAAGTTTCTGACCGCGCAGGGCATCGGCGCCGACCGGTTGAGCGCCAAAGGTTATGGCCCGACCCAACCCATCGCTGACAACGCCAATGAAACCGGCAAGCAACGCAATCGCCGCATCGAATTTCGCATCCTGAGCGGCAATGCCAGCGGCGCGCTCCAATCCGGCACGCCCCAACCGCGTTAA
- a CDS encoding nucleotidyltransferase family protein, which produces MPNSPWPAWVRAETFALETQLLLTAARVGTAQPASVWNDALPSLAWDKVLAEARRQGVTAQLCQWLETPGMTPAPAAVVEELRQLRQQNMLRNLRMTGELFALCGLLAEHGIEAIPFKGPTLAALAGAELSWRSFGDLDLLVDRRAVAQASTMLRARGYELHLDWQASQDPRFLDVTYTLEFFSRASGIMVELHWALFPRYLGFGFNFAEMRERLITVKPGGKALPTLGPEDLLLYLCAHGAKHCWPHLNGVLDIARLLASRDDWQWESLLSSARQRQVERVTRLGLLLAHGLLDAPLPAGIIQQLTQDQALLRLGAATVTQMLSQQPAATGMQSQFRYFFQLQQSWPARLRYLLRLVTAPNIGDWEFQPLPGNWAFLYAFLRPLRLLKKYLSPP; this is translated from the coding sequence ATGCCAAATTCCCCTTGGCCCGCCTGGGTGCGGGCCGAAACATTCGCGCTGGAAACGCAGCTTTTGCTCACCGCCGCGCGTGTTGGAACTGCCCAGCCTGCCAGCGTGTGGAATGACGCCTTGCCTTCTCTCGCTTGGGACAAAGTGCTGGCCGAAGCGCGGCGGCAGGGCGTCACGGCGCAGTTGTGCCAGTGGTTGGAAACGCCGGGCATGACACCTGCGCCGGCAGCAGTCGTGGAGGAGTTGCGCCAACTGCGGCAGCAAAACATGCTGCGCAATTTGCGGATGACCGGCGAGTTGTTCGCCCTTTGTGGACTGTTGGCGGAGCACGGCATCGAGGCGATTCCGTTCAAAGGGCCGACGTTGGCGGCGTTGGCGGGCGCGGAACTCTCGTGGCGTTCGTTTGGCGATTTGGATTTGCTGGTGGATCGTCGCGCGGTCGCCCAGGCCAGCACCATGTTGCGCGCTAGAGGTTACGAGTTGCACCTGGATTGGCAGGCTTCACAAGACCCGCGGTTTTTAGACGTTACCTATACGTTGGAATTTTTCAGCCGCGCGAGCGGGATCATGGTCGAACTGCATTGGGCATTGTTTCCGCGCTATCTGGGCTTCGGGTTCAACTTTGCCGAAATGCGCGAGCGGCTGATCACCGTCAAACCTGGCGGCAAGGCCCTGCCTACCCTGGGGCCGGAGGATTTGCTTTTATACCTGTGCGCGCATGGCGCCAAACATTGCTGGCCGCACCTGAACGGTGTCCTAGACATTGCGCGGTTGCTGGCCAGCCGTGACGATTGGCAATGGGAGTCCTTGTTGTCCAGCGCGCGCCAGCGTCAGGTGGAGCGCGTCACGCGGTTGGGTCTCTTGCTCGCGCATGGTTTGCTCGATGCGCCTTTACCCGCCGGGATTATTCAGCAACTCACACAAGATCAAGCGCTGTTGCGGCTGGGCGCGGCGACGGTCACGCAAATGCTTTCTCAACAGCCCGCCGCCACCGGCATGCAAAGCCAGTTTCGCTACTTCTTTCAACTGCAACAAAGCTGGCCCGCGCGCCTGCGCTACCTGTTGCGCCTGGTGACCGCGCCGAATATCGGCGATTGGGAATTTCAGCCGTTGCCCGGTAACTGGGCCTTTCTGTACGCCTTCTTGCGCCCCCTGCGCCTGCTGAAAAAATATCTCAGCCCGCCTTAG
- a CDS encoding undecaprenyl/decaprenyl-phosphate alpha-N-acetylglucosaminyl 1-phosphate transferase, which translates to MARLGGLGIFFSFAVTLACVPLLNNLVSQGFGERWQSLEALLLPATIIFLLGVYDDFHGLNAWIKTSVQVLAAAILYWQGFGINALSLPFATYWEFPLWLSFPLTALWVVGITNAFNLIDGIDGLAAGAAVFAMLSLFVTSLLQGHVEICVVSLIIAGAVMGFLRFNFNPASIFLGDSGSLFLGFMCAALSLVSAQKSSTLIAVAIPLVSFGLPIMEVGLSMTRRLASGAPVFQSDRRHIHHMLLARGLNQRQAAILLYAVCALFSLFGIMLLNPGRNNIALVFGILGVCIVLGVQHLRYEEFGALGQQLRRGMRIRHRALAVDLQIQHAATDLQQVANFDELSSVLNQLFTTSEFDCVLLEVHHRPARANFGADAANQNAFSNGSAASTVHLPTRPAPNRVANRVEWSWNWQSEKIELAEVLASPHFWSLRVPLASAKGHSLGAVTFFRHVMAGDLAVDLTKVCGELRDELSAAISRLETLDQTAIERQPVQAKTAQFSFSRS; encoded by the coding sequence ATGGCACGGCTGGGCGGCCTGGGAATTTTCTTCTCCTTCGCCGTGACCCTCGCTTGTGTGCCGCTACTGAACAATCTCGTCAGCCAGGGCTTCGGTGAGCGCTGGCAGAGTCTGGAGGCGCTGTTATTACCGGCCACGATCATTTTCCTGTTAGGTGTCTATGACGATTTTCACGGCTTGAATGCCTGGATAAAAACCAGCGTGCAGGTGCTGGCCGCGGCGATCCTTTATTGGCAAGGCTTCGGCATCAACGCGCTGTCGCTGCCGTTTGCCACGTATTGGGAATTTCCGTTGTGGCTGAGTTTTCCGCTGACGGCGTTGTGGGTGGTGGGCATCACCAATGCTTTCAATTTGATTGATGGCATTGATGGGTTGGCGGCGGGCGCGGCGGTCTTTGCGATGTTGTCGTTGTTTGTCACCTCGCTGCTACAGGGGCATGTGGAAATTTGCGTGGTGAGTTTGATCATCGCGGGCGCGGTGATGGGCTTTTTGCGTTTCAACTTCAATCCGGCTTCGATCTTTTTGGGGGACTCAGGCAGTCTCTTTTTGGGCTTTATGTGCGCGGCGCTTTCGCTGGTCAGCGCGCAAAAGAGTTCGACGCTGATTGCGGTCGCCATTCCGCTGGTTTCCTTTGGCTTGCCCATTATGGAGGTTGGTCTTTCCATGACGCGCCGTCTGGCCAGCGGGGCGCCGGTTTTCCAAAGCGACCGGCGGCACATCCATCACATGTTGCTGGCGCGCGGCTTGAATCAACGCCAGGCGGCGATTTTGTTGTATGCGGTGTGCGCGCTTTTTTCGCTCTTTGGCATTATGTTGCTCAACCCCGGACGCAATAACATTGCGCTGGTGTTTGGCATTTTGGGGGTCTGCATCGTGCTCGGCGTGCAACATTTGCGCTACGAGGAATTCGGCGCGTTGGGGCAGCAGTTGCGGCGCGGTATGCGCATTCGTCACCGGGCGCTGGCGGTGGATTTGCAAATTCAGCACGCGGCCACCGACTTGCAACAGGTGGCTAATTTCGACGAATTGTCCAGCGTCTTGAATCAACTCTTTACCACCAGCGAATTCGATTGTGTGCTGTTGGAAGTGCACCACCGCCCGGCACGCGCCAATTTCGGTGCTGACGCGGCGAACCAGAACGCCTTTAGCAATGGCTCAGCCGCCAGCACCGTGCACCTGCCCACGCGCCCCGCTCCCAACCGCGTGGCCAACCGCGTGGAATGGAGCTGGAACTGGCAGAGCGAAAAAATCGAATTGGCCGAGGTGCTGGCTTCGCCGCATTTCTGGTCATTGCGCGTGCCGCTGGCAAGTGCCAAGGGGCATTCGTTAGGGGCCGTGACGTTTTTCCGCCACGTGATGGCGGGCGATTTGGCGGTGGATTTGACCAAGGTCTGTGGCGAGTTGCGCGATGAACTGAGCGCCGCGATCTCCCGCTTGGAAACCCTTGACCAAACCGCCATCGAACGCCAGCCCGTGCAGGCCAAGACGGCGCAATTCTCGTTTTCGCGCAGCTAA
- a CDS encoding glycosyltransferase family 4 protein: MHLIILNQFFYPDHSATSQLMTALAEDLVRHGIKVTSIASQGSYNGGRAYAKHEVHRGVRIERVWATSFGKRNLLGRLTDYVTFYLGACWRLLRLPRDTAEETIVMALTTPPLIGLVAWLVGRWRGLRFIALQEDMYPDVAVALGALPADGLITRLLDWMACLMLRQADRVIVLSDCMLERVLAKIEPASGAAAREAARARIDVIHNWADGREIAPLANDKARFWRERGLPELGDKLVILFSGNLGLVNEFTTVLEAARLLNARSDIAFVFIGAGARSAETAGFVEQHQLNNIVMLPYQPRAEVRRSLSAGDALLITLGQGLAGLSVPSKTYSSLAAGRPLLFVGDERSSSAALIKRHQCGAALGCGESAALAQTLLAWASDQSLLAEMGLRARQVFEQYYDRPHAVQAYLRSFALCTSRSQQSTGAALNDYSSLKTVNLKDPVA, encoded by the coding sequence ATGCACCTCATAATCCTGAACCAATTTTTCTATCCCGATCATTCGGCGACCAGCCAATTGATGACGGCGTTGGCCGAAGATTTGGTACGGCACGGGATCAAGGTCACAAGCATCGCCAGCCAGGGTTCCTACAACGGCGGGAGGGCGTATGCGAAACACGAGGTGCATCGCGGCGTGCGCATCGAACGTGTGTGGGCCACCAGTTTTGGCAAACGGAATTTACTGGGACGGCTGACCGATTATGTGACGTTTTACCTCGGCGCTTGCTGGCGCTTGTTGCGGCTGCCGCGCGATACGGCTGAAGAAACCATCGTGATGGCGCTGACGACTCCGCCGTTGATCGGGTTAGTGGCTTGGCTGGTGGGCCGCTGGCGCGGGCTGCGGTTTATTGCCTTACAGGAAGACATGTATCCCGATGTCGCCGTCGCCTTGGGCGCCTTGCCCGCCGATGGTTTGATCACGCGGCTGCTGGATTGGATGGCCTGTTTGATGTTGCGGCAGGCCGACCGCGTGATCGTGCTCAGCGATTGCATGCTCGAACGTGTGCTGGCCAAAATTGAGCCAGCTTCCGGCGCGGCGGCGCGTGAGGCGGCGCGCGCGCGCATTGATGTGATTCACAATTGGGCGGATGGCCGCGAAATCGCGCCGCTTGCCAATGATAAAGCGCGCTTCTGGCGGGAACGCGGCTTGCCCGAACTGGGCGATAAACTGGTGATCCTGTTTAGTGGCAATCTGGGGCTGGTCAATGAGTTTACGACCGTGCTGGAAGCGGCCCGGTTGTTGAATGCGCGTTCTGACATCGCCTTTGTCTTTATCGGCGCGGGCGCGCGCAGTGCTGAGACCGCCGGCTTTGTTGAACAGCATCAACTCAACAACATCGTGATGTTGCCCTATCAACCGCGCGCGGAAGTGCGGCGCTCTTTGAGTGCCGGCGATGCGTTGCTGATTACGTTGGGCCAGGGGCTGGCGGGGTTGAGCGTGCCGAGCAAGACATACAGCAGCCTGGCGGCGGGCCGTCCTTTACTCTTCGTCGGTGATGAGCGCAGCAGCAGCGCCGCGTTGATCAAGCGGCATCAATGTGGCGCGGCGCTGGGCTGCGGCGAGAGCGCGGCGCTGGCGCAAACGCTTTTAGCTTGGGCGAGCGATCAATCCCTGTTGGCCGAGATGGGGCTGCGGGCACGCCAGGTCTTTGAGCAATACTATGACCGTCCGCACGCAGTACAGGCTTATTTACGCAGTTTCGCTTTATGTACTTCCCGCAGCCAGCAAAGCACTGGCGCGGCGTTAAACGATTATTCCTCACTCAAAACCGTCAATCTCAAAGACCCGGTGGCCTGA